From one Nonomuraea polychroma genomic stretch:
- a CDS encoding VOC family protein yields the protein MYPVMNAIDLAVADMDKTIAFYAMLGLDFKVDANMPDHASCDLPNGMHLMLDTEPFRSSYTPGWNSPASGSRTFFAFEFPAPAEVDTKFRELTDAGATSLTEPWDTPWGMRYATVLDPDGNGVDLYAPLPST from the coding sequence ATGTACCCAGTGATGAACGCCATCGACCTTGCGGTGGCCGACATGGACAAGACGATCGCCTTCTATGCCATGCTCGGGCTCGATTTCAAGGTTGATGCCAACATGCCCGACCACGCCTCCTGCGATCTGCCCAACGGCATGCACCTCATGCTCGACACCGAGCCGTTCCGCAGTTCCTACACACCGGGCTGGAACAGCCCGGCCAGCGGTTCCAGAACGTTCTTCGCCTTCGAATTCCCCGCACCAGCAGAAGTCGACACGAAGTTTCGTGAACTCACCGACGCCGGAGCTACATCGCTCACGGAACCCTGGGACACGCCCTGGGGCATGAGATACGCGACCGTACTCGACCCGGACGGGAATGGCGTCGACCTGTACGCCCCGTTGCCCAGCACCTGA
- the selD gene encoding selenide, water dikinase SelD: protein MESVRLTSLSPGAGCACKLRQGSLTQLMSSLGPLPQPMNENLLIGLSEGDDAAVLKLNQDQALIVTTDFFTPIVDSPFDWGRIAAANALSDVYAMGGHPTIALNLAAWPADDLPIDMLGEVMRGGAAVATSAGCAVVGGHTIDDAVPKYGMAVVGMVHPDRLLSIDRVQPGDRLILTKPLGTGVISTAIKQEAAGNDVVRAAVRSMTTLNSSASEVAVAAGVSAATDVTGFGLLGHLHRMLAASGLSAEIYADRVPFLPGAWELAQAGFVSRGTRANISFLESAVDIADEVSVETSILLHDAQTSGGLLMSVPQPAEQLLEELWRRGLYATLVGKVIDGDAGRIVVTGEQP, encoded by the coding sequence GTGGAAAGCGTTCGCCTGACCTCACTGTCCCCGGGGGCGGGGTGTGCGTGCAAGCTACGCCAGGGTTCCCTGACCCAGCTCATGAGCAGCCTCGGTCCTCTCCCTCAGCCGATGAACGAGAACCTGCTCATCGGCTTGTCAGAGGGCGATGATGCCGCGGTCCTCAAATTGAACCAGGATCAGGCGCTCATCGTGACGACGGACTTTTTCACCCCGATCGTGGACTCTCCTTTCGACTGGGGACGCATTGCCGCGGCCAACGCCCTTTCCGACGTGTATGCGATGGGCGGGCATCCGACGATCGCGCTGAACCTCGCCGCCTGGCCGGCCGACGACCTGCCGATCGACATGCTCGGAGAGGTAATGCGCGGAGGCGCCGCCGTGGCGACGTCGGCCGGTTGCGCGGTGGTGGGCGGCCACACCATCGACGACGCCGTGCCCAAGTACGGCATGGCCGTGGTCGGCATGGTCCACCCGGATCGGCTCCTGTCAATCGACCGCGTCCAACCAGGCGATCGGCTCATCCTGACCAAGCCTCTGGGTACGGGGGTCATTTCCACCGCCATCAAACAGGAGGCGGCGGGTAATGACGTTGTCCGCGCGGCGGTCAGGTCGATGACCACGCTCAACTCATCGGCCAGCGAGGTGGCCGTCGCGGCGGGGGTGTCCGCCGCGACCGACGTGACAGGCTTCGGGCTGCTCGGCCATCTCCACAGAATGCTGGCGGCCAGCGGCCTCAGCGCCGAGATCTACGCCGATAGAGTCCCTTTCCTTCCCGGGGCGTGGGAACTCGCCCAAGCAGGCTTTGTGTCCAGGGGCACCCGCGCCAACATTTCGTTCCTCGAATCGGCTGTCGACATCGCTGACGAGGTGAGCGTCGAGACCAGCATCCTGCTGCACGACGCGCAGACCTCAGGCGGACTGCTCATGTCCGTGCCCCAACCCGCGGAGCAACTGCTGGAGGAGCTGTGGAGGCGCGGTCTTTATGCGACTTTGGTGGGAAAGGTGATCGACGGAGACGCGGGCCGGATCGTGGTGACGGGCGAGCAGCCGTGA
- the selB gene encoding selenocysteine-specific translation elongation factor: MHVVATAGHVDHGKSTLVRVLTDTDPDRWAEERRRGMTIDLGYAWTKLPSGEWLAFVDVPGHERFVTNMLSGVGPVPAVMIVVAADEGWMPQSAEHLAAIDALGVRDGLLVVTRSDREDPETAIAEAQSEIVNTCLGEVEAVAVSGITGDGIPALRSALSRLVRRLPAPDDAAPVRLWVDRSFTIRGSGTVVTGTLPAGRVRVGDELLLAPGGARVRVRGLESLKERVDTVTAVARVAVNLRGVDKGAVTRGMALVTPEHWTITDQIDVRLRGIAAEVLPREPSLHIGSASTAVYVRPLGPDTARLTLASPLPLHIGDRAILRDPGSRRIAGLTVLDVCPPPIKRRGGGATMARELAGWPEVPDAQVLLSRHKLLRRADLVVMGCEPQGRPVAGDWLADPAHWESLRTDLTEAVAKHAANHPLDPGLTVDAARQQLGLPDRRLAEALVQPPLRLEAGRIVRPSQGPSLPPEVTEAVDRLRQDLERSPFQAPEASRLAQLRLTGRTLAAAARAGAVLRIADTVVLLPEAEAEAVRILGELRQPFTASEARRALDTSRRVVIPFLEFLDQRGHTVRVDGNSRRLKINK; encoded by the coding sequence ATGCATGTCGTAGCGACAGCCGGACACGTCGACCATGGTAAGTCGACGCTCGTCCGCGTGCTGACCGACACCGACCCCGACAGGTGGGCCGAGGAGCGTCGGCGTGGCATGACGATCGATCTGGGCTACGCCTGGACGAAGCTCCCGTCAGGGGAATGGCTGGCGTTCGTCGACGTGCCGGGACATGAACGCTTTGTCACCAACATGCTGTCCGGTGTGGGCCCCGTGCCCGCCGTCATGATCGTGGTCGCCGCCGACGAAGGCTGGATGCCGCAGTCGGCGGAGCATCTGGCGGCCATCGACGCACTCGGCGTCCGGGATGGCCTGCTCGTGGTGACCCGAAGCGACAGAGAGGACCCGGAAACCGCGATAGCCGAGGCCCAATCGGAGATCGTCAACACCTGTCTCGGTGAGGTGGAAGCGGTCGCCGTCAGTGGCATCACGGGTGACGGGATACCCGCACTCCGCTCGGCGCTCAGCCGCCTCGTGCGGAGGTTGCCCGCACCCGATGACGCCGCTCCGGTGAGGCTGTGGGTGGACAGATCGTTCACTATCAGGGGCAGCGGGACAGTCGTCACCGGCACGCTTCCCGCGGGAAGAGTACGGGTCGGCGACGAGCTGTTGCTCGCCCCTGGTGGGGCCCGCGTCCGAGTACGGGGTCTTGAATCGCTCAAGGAACGAGTGGACACCGTAACGGCCGTGGCGCGCGTGGCGGTCAACCTCAGAGGAGTGGACAAGGGCGCGGTGACCCGTGGCATGGCGCTGGTGACCCCGGAACACTGGACGATCACCGACCAGATCGACGTGCGACTGAGGGGTATAGCAGCGGAAGTCCTGCCTCGCGAGCCGAGCCTGCATATCGGTTCCGCTTCGACCGCCGTCTACGTGCGGCCACTTGGCCCTGACACCGCCCGGTTGACCTTGGCCTCACCCCTGCCGCTCCATATCGGTGATCGCGCGATCCTGCGTGATCCGGGATCGCGGCGTATCGCCGGACTCACTGTCCTGGACGTGTGCCCACCGCCGATCAAACGCCGGGGCGGAGGAGCGACGATGGCACGTGAGCTCGCGGGCTGGCCGGAGGTGCCGGACGCCCAGGTCCTGCTGAGCCGGCACAAGCTCCTGCGCAGGGCCGATCTGGTCGTGATGGGATGTGAGCCGCAAGGCCGGCCTGTCGCGGGTGATTGGCTGGCCGATCCTGCCCATTGGGAATCGCTCCGTACGGATCTGACCGAAGCCGTTGCCAAGCATGCCGCCAACCATCCGCTGGATCCCGGACTCACTGTCGACGCGGCGCGGCAACAACTGGGCCTGCCGGACAGGCGCCTTGCCGAGGCTCTGGTTCAGCCGCCCTTGCGACTTGAGGCCGGTCGGATCGTCCGTCCATCACAGGGGCCTAGCCTCCCGCCTGAAGTGACAGAAGCGGTCGACCGGCTCCGCCAGGACCTTGAACGCTCCCCGTTCCAGGCCCCCGAGGCGTCCCGTCTGGCGCAACTGCGGCTGACCGGCAGGACCTTGGCCGCCGCGGCCCGGGCGGGAGCGGTGCTCCGCATCGCCGACACGGTCGTGCTGTTGCCGGAGGCCGAAGCGGAGGCGGTGCGGATCCTCGGCGAGCTGCGCCAGCCGTTCACAGCCAGTGAGGCAAGGAGAGCGCTCGACACCAGCCGTCGGGTGGTCATCCCGTTCCTGGAGTTTCTTGATCAACGAGGACACACCGTTCGTGTGGACGGTAACTCGAGACGGCTCAAAATCAATAAGTAG
- a CDS encoding class I SAM-dependent methyltransferase, with translation MGAASAATARARLAASGLSNVQFVHADAQSHTFPSLFDVAISRFGTMFFTDPAAAFTTLASGMRSGARLVLSTWQPLAANDWLIIPGAALLRYGTMPALGEGPGMFAQSDPAVVEQVLTGAGFVHARLTDVRLPLTLGADLDEAVDYLAHSGPGRSVLATVPAHERDAALSDVRAALTDRADQAGVHMNAAIWLITATRS, from the coding sequence GTGGGCGCCGCTTCAGCCGCTACTGCTCGCGCCCGGCTGGCGGCCAGCGGCCTGAGCAACGTGCAGTTCGTCCACGCCGACGCACAGTCCCACACCTTCCCCAGCCTGTTCGATGTGGCGATCAGTCGGTTCGGCACGATGTTCTTCACCGACCCTGCCGCGGCGTTCACCACCCTTGCATCAGGCATGCGCTCCGGCGCCCGCCTGGTGTTGTCCACCTGGCAGCCGCTGGCCGCCAACGACTGGCTGATCATCCCCGGCGCCGCGCTGCTGCGCTACGGCACGATGCCCGCCCTCGGCGAAGGGCCGGGCATGTTCGCCCAGTCCGACCCCGCGGTGGTGGAGCAGGTTCTGACCGGCGCAGGCTTCGTCCATGCCCGGCTCACCGATGTGCGGCTTCCTCTCACCCTCGGTGCCGACCTGGACGAGGCGGTCGACTACCTGGCCCATTCGGGGCCCGGCCGCAGCGTCCTGGCCACCGTGCCCGCCCACGAGCGCGACGCCGCGCTCAGCGACGTACGCGCCGCTCTGACCGATCGCGCTGACCAAGCCGGTGTCCACATGAACGCCGCCATCTGGCTCATCACCGCCACCCGCTCCTGA
- a CDS encoding winged helix-turn-helix transcriptional regulator, which yields MSHSRRYYGQYCGLASALDVIGERWTLLIVRELLLGPKRYGELLAALPGMGTNLLADRLKFLVENGVLTKPANRDQGYALTEVGRQLRDPVLKLANWGMGFLGRPDDDLEVRPHWGFLAVQSMIDANRAGDVDEAYEFHVDDVVFHIQVADGQVKALEGPYGGEAAMVARTDAYTFVEIGAKRLTPFEALASGRLSMIGDVESIMRCSALLGLAPGTPTH from the coding sequence ATGAGCCACTCGCGCAGGTACTACGGGCAATACTGTGGCCTTGCCTCCGCTCTCGACGTCATTGGTGAGCGCTGGACGCTTCTGATCGTGAGAGAGCTGCTGCTCGGCCCCAAGCGGTACGGTGAGCTGCTCGCTGCCTTGCCTGGCATGGGGACCAACCTGCTTGCTGATCGCTTGAAATTCCTTGTCGAGAACGGCGTTCTGACCAAGCCCGCCAACCGGGACCAGGGCTACGCGTTGACCGAGGTCGGCCGCCAGCTTCGCGATCCCGTGCTCAAGCTTGCCAACTGGGGCATGGGATTCCTCGGCAGGCCCGACGATGACCTGGAAGTGCGGCCTCACTGGGGCTTCCTGGCCGTGCAGTCCATGATCGATGCGAATCGTGCCGGCGATGTGGACGAAGCGTACGAGTTCCATGTGGATGACGTGGTGTTCCATATTCAGGTCGCGGATGGCCAGGTCAAGGCCCTGGAAGGTCCTTACGGGGGCGAGGCCGCCATGGTCGCCCGCACGGACGCGTACACGTTCGTGGAGATCGGCGCGAAGCGCCTGACGCCGTTCGAAGCCCTCGCCTCGGGGCGCCTCTCGATGATCGGGGATGTGGAGTCCATCATGCGCTGCAGCGCCTTGCTGGGACTGGCTCCGGGAACGCCCACTCACTGA
- a CDS encoding rhodanese-like domain-containing protein gives MAFAAETHLHADFLTGAIELAATDGARIVASASGGRTFDHVGLRDGDEVDLGGLVLWAWETPGHTGEHLAYLLLDGNRVLGVFTGGSLIVGAAARTDLAGPEHTEPLALAQYHSLRRLMALPDETAIWPSHGAGSFCSASPGAERTSTIGKEKISNPLLQLGDEETFVRRFLDSLGSFPPYFRRLAEINRGGPGLVGRARLEPLSAVHVLALLGDGAVLVDVRPAAAFAARHIPGAISIPLRPQFASWLGWLLDLDTTIVIVRDRDQDADEIVWQALKIGYESMAGELAEPWPGDLETIPMIAPGQIGDQAVLDVRQDGEYVSGHIPGAVHVELGELPGAPVPDEPFVVMCGHGERAMTAASLLARTGHRRLRVLNGGPEDWAKATGRQLEQGA, from the coding sequence GTGGCGTTCGCCGCTGAGACCCACCTGCATGCCGACTTCTTGACCGGCGCAATCGAGCTGGCCGCCACCGATGGAGCACGGATTGTGGCCTCCGCCTCCGGCGGGCGGACTTTCGATCACGTCGGACTGCGGGATGGGGATGAGGTAGACCTGGGCGGGCTGGTGTTATGGGCGTGGGAAACCCCCGGCCACACGGGAGAGCATCTGGCGTACTTGCTGCTGGACGGAAACCGAGTGCTGGGAGTGTTCACCGGCGGTTCCTTGATCGTGGGAGCGGCGGCGCGTACGGACCTGGCCGGTCCCGAACACACGGAGCCGCTGGCCCTCGCCCAGTACCACTCGTTGCGCCGCCTGATGGCGCTTCCTGACGAGACGGCGATCTGGCCCAGTCATGGCGCCGGGTCGTTCTGCTCGGCGTCTCCAGGTGCCGAGCGGACCTCGACGATCGGGAAGGAGAAGATCTCCAATCCGTTGCTCCAGTTGGGTGATGAGGAGACCTTCGTACGGAGGTTCCTGGACAGCCTGGGCAGCTTCCCGCCCTACTTCCGGCGCCTGGCGGAGATCAACCGGGGTGGGCCCGGCCTGGTCGGCCGGGCACGACTGGAACCGCTGAGCGCGGTCCATGTGCTGGCGTTGCTGGGCGATGGGGCTGTGCTGGTCGACGTACGTCCGGCAGCTGCCTTCGCGGCCCGGCACATCCCCGGTGCGATCTCCATTCCGCTACGACCGCAGTTCGCTTCCTGGCTCGGTTGGCTGCTGGATCTCGATACCACCATCGTCATCGTGCGGGATCGTGATCAGGACGCCGATGAGATCGTCTGGCAGGCGTTGAAGATCGGATACGAGTCAATGGCAGGCGAGCTGGCCGAACCCTGGCCGGGCGATCTGGAGACCATTCCCATGATCGCCCCAGGCCAAATCGGGGACCAGGCGGTGCTGGATGTGCGACAGGACGGCGAGTACGTCTCCGGACACATTCCTGGCGCCGTTCACGTCGAGCTCGGCGAGCTCCCTGGCGCGCCTGTGCCGGATGAACCGTTCGTCGTGATGTGCGGGCACGGCGAGCGCGCCATGACGGCGGCGAGCCTGCTGGCCCGGACCGGCCACCGGCGTCTGCGTGTGCTGAACGGCGGCCCCGAGGACTGGGCCAAGGCCACCGGACGTCAGCTGGAGCAAGGCGCGTGA
- a CDS encoding carboxymuconolactone decarboxylase family protein — protein MSIVQDSAASGDLSRLYSDIRGHFGLDFVPDVFKLLSGRPDLLEVFWVGYQSMFSIGVLPREVKELIAAFVSREVACRYCADAHTFFLTLIDADPRLVESLAIPDVDGMPIPENVRELLRFAARVTHEAHRIEDGDFDRLRAAGWDQEQILEAVWEICQFNAVARLANALGLRRVGELADP, from the coding sequence GTGTCCATCGTGCAGGATTCCGCCGCAAGCGGCGATCTCTCGCGGCTCTACTCGGACATCCGTGGGCACTTCGGCCTCGACTTCGTCCCAGATGTGTTCAAGCTTCTGAGCGGCAGACCGGATCTGCTCGAGGTCTTCTGGGTGGGCTACCAATCGATGTTCTCCATCGGGGTCCTGCCGCGTGAGGTGAAGGAACTGATCGCGGCGTTCGTGTCCCGTGAGGTGGCCTGCCGTTACTGCGCGGACGCCCATACGTTCTTCCTCACGCTCATCGACGCCGACCCGCGGTTGGTGGAGAGCCTTGCCATACCCGATGTCGATGGCATGCCGATCCCCGAAAACGTTCGCGAGTTACTGCGTTTCGCGGCTCGCGTGACGCATGAGGCGCACCGGATCGAGGACGGCGACTTCGACCGGTTGCGGGCGGCCGGCTGGGATCAGGAGCAGATCCTGGAGGCGGTATGGGAGATATGCCAGTTCAACGCCGTTGCGCGCCTGGCGAACGCCTTGGGGCTCCGGAGGGTCGGCGAACTCGCGGATCCCTAG
- a CDS encoding TetR/AcrR family transcriptional regulator yields MIRRTQAERSDATTAALVCAARNLFGTNGYAKTSIDAIAAVAGVTKGAAYHHFGGKMELFRAVFVREQEELAAKLEQAASEESDAWTALRRGARTFLEYCLDPRFRQIVLLDAPSLMGWERAREIEHDHTLRVLLAGLRLAAGDDADDKLPARAQLIFGTLCEAGMLLARSADPAADLPRLAADVDRFLEAHRS; encoded by the coding sequence ATGATTCGCCGTACCCAGGCAGAGCGTTCGGATGCGACGACAGCGGCGCTGGTGTGTGCCGCGAGAAACTTGTTCGGTACCAATGGTTACGCGAAGACGTCGATTGACGCGATCGCCGCAGTGGCGGGCGTCACCAAGGGTGCCGCCTATCACCATTTCGGCGGGAAGATGGAACTGTTCCGCGCCGTGTTCGTTCGCGAACAAGAGGAATTGGCGGCAAAACTCGAGCAGGCCGCCTCCGAGGAGAGCGACGCCTGGACCGCGCTCCGCCGCGGCGCTCGCACCTTTCTGGAATATTGCCTCGACCCCAGGTTCCGGCAAATCGTGTTGCTTGATGCGCCGTCATTGATGGGCTGGGAGAGGGCCCGGGAAATCGAGCACGATCACACGCTGCGGGTCCTCCTGGCCGGCCTGCGCTTGGCCGCTGGCGATGATGCGGATGACAAACTGCCCGCTCGGGCGCAGCTCATCTTCGGCACGTTGTGCGAAGCCGGCATGCTTCTCGCCCGCTCGGCGGACCCGGCAGCCGATCTGCCTCGATTGGCCGCGGACGTGGACCGTTTTCTGGAGGCACACAGATCGTGA
- a CDS encoding rhodanese-like domain-containing protein translates to MTVIDVRPYEEYAAGHIAEAISILLNYLADRSRICRATRPSWPTAVAPTASSHMRPSVR, encoded by the coding sequence ATGACGGTCATCGATGTGCGGCCGTACGAGGAGTACGCCGCAGGCCACATCGCCGAAGCCATCTCGATCCTGCTGAACTACCTCGCCGACCGCTCACGGATCTGCCGAGCGACTCGACCATCGTGGCCTACTGCCGTGGCGCCTACTGCGAGCTCGCACATGAGGCCGTCCGTGCGCTGA
- a CDS encoding MFS transporter, with the protein MYLTLLAVMGGVAHPAWRARAVGVYRLWRDGGITAGALLAGLLADLWELDVAVWAVAAITACSGLLVAVRIYETRPKQWALTG; encoded by the coding sequence GTGTATCTGACACTGCTGGCGGTCATGGGCGGCGTGGCCCACCCCGCATGGCGCGCCCGCGCGGTGGGTGTCTACCGTTTGTGGCGCGACGGCGGTATCACTGCCGGTGCCTTGCTCGCCGGTCTGCTGGCTGACCTCTGGGAGCTCGACGTCGCAGTCTGGGCGGTCGCCGCAATCACCGCCTGTTCAGGATTGCTGGTGGCGGTGCGGATATACGAGACCCGCCCCAAGCAGTGGGCACTCACTGGTTGA
- the selA gene encoding L-seryl-tRNA(Sec) selenium transferase, translating to MSNDARRAIPKMDVLLAHPWLVEQVETWGRPVVVTAARRVLEYARLDIGDGHELPSLDDLAQTVAKAIEALRAGRLTSVINATGVVLHTNLGRAPLSAAARAAIEDAAGYSTVEFDLQTGQRGKRGTAVRALVCELTGAPAALVVNNAAAAILLALSGLAKDREVIVSRGQLIEIGGEFRIPSVMEAAGVTLVEVGTTNRTHLSDYRSAITDRTAMLMVVHPSNYRIEGFTAQPPLSSLVELAREHGIPLLHDIGSGLLHGSMGDEPTLEDSLQAGVDLAVFSGDKLLGGPQAGIIVGRADLVTQLSRHPIARAVRIDKLNLAAMEATLLSHLKGRLDDLPVWRALKLTPEDIRPRAETLAALFGSAARLRRGVSVVGGGSLPGEGLPSVLVDIDPAPISEAVAMARLRTADPPVIARTEKGRVVVDLRTVPPEQDQLLGEILLAMLKASDNPT from the coding sequence ATGAGCAATGACGCACGCCGGGCGATTCCCAAGATGGATGTGCTCCTCGCCCATCCCTGGCTGGTCGAGCAGGTGGAGACCTGGGGACGGCCGGTGGTCGTTACAGCCGCACGACGCGTGCTCGAATACGCGCGCCTGGACATAGGGGACGGCCACGAGCTGCCCTCGCTCGACGATCTCGCGCAGACGGTGGCCAAGGCCATCGAAGCACTGCGCGCCGGGCGGCTGACATCGGTCATCAACGCGACCGGTGTGGTGCTGCACACCAACCTCGGGCGCGCTCCCCTGTCGGCGGCCGCGCGCGCGGCGATAGAGGACGCGGCGGGATACTCCACGGTCGAGTTCGACCTTCAGACCGGCCAGCGCGGCAAACGCGGCACCGCGGTGCGGGCCCTGGTGTGCGAGCTGACGGGCGCGCCGGCGGCACTGGTGGTCAACAACGCCGCCGCGGCCATCCTGCTCGCGCTGTCCGGCCTGGCCAAGGACCGCGAGGTCATTGTCTCTCGCGGGCAGCTGATCGAGATCGGCGGCGAGTTTCGCATCCCGAGCGTCATGGAGGCCGCTGGCGTCACTCTCGTGGAGGTTGGTACCACCAACCGCACGCATCTGAGCGACTACCGGAGCGCCATCACCGATCGAACGGCCATGCTCATGGTCGTTCACCCGTCGAACTACCGCATCGAGGGTTTCACCGCCCAGCCGCCGCTGTCCTCCCTGGTCGAGCTGGCGCGGGAGCATGGCATACCGCTGCTTCACGACATCGGCTCGGGCCTGCTGCATGGCTCGATGGGAGATGAGCCGACGCTGGAGGACAGCCTGCAAGCGGGCGTGGACCTCGCCGTGTTCTCCGGCGACAAGCTGCTCGGCGGTCCCCAGGCCGGGATCATCGTCGGTCGCGCGGATCTGGTCACCCAGCTGAGCCGTCATCCCATCGCACGCGCCGTACGGATCGACAAGCTCAACTTGGCGGCCATGGAGGCGACGCTGCTCTCGCATCTGAAGGGCCGGCTCGACGACCTTCCGGTGTGGCGGGCGCTCAAGCTCACTCCCGAGGACATCCGCCCGCGTGCGGAGACGCTGGCCGCGCTGTTTGGCTCGGCCGCCCGCCTGCGCCGAGGGGTCAGCGTGGTGGGAGGCGGCAGTCTGCCGGGCGAGGGATTGCCGAGCGTTCTGGTCGACATCGATCCCGCACCGATCAGTGAGGCGGTCGCGATGGCCCGGCTCCGGACCGCCGATCCGCCTGTCATCGCCCGTACTGAGAAGGGGCGTGTCGTCGTCGACCTCCGCACAGTTCCGCCGGAACAGGACCAGCTGCTGGGCGAGATCCTCCTCGCCATGCTGAAGGCGAGCGACAACCCAACCTGA
- a CDS encoding MFS transporter codes for MSAGTAAPVRLGLRENWPQFTLLVIVNVCVGGLVGLERTTVPLIGTDVFGLTSDLAVFSFIIAFGLTKALTNLAAGALTARFHRKQLLVTGWLIGTPVPFMLAWGPSWWWIVAANVLLGLNQGLTWSMTVNMKIDLVGPARRGLATGLNEAAGYTAVGVTALVTGYLATAYGLRPAPELIGVVFVAAGLILALIVRDTAAHVALELAQHLKPLPDGDIGLAHTFARTSWRERSLRGASQAGLVNNLNDGLTWGVFPLLFTDHGLGLAAVGLIKGLYPILWGIGQIPTGHLADRIGRKPLIVYGMLVQAAGFVLALALLERPLLAGILSAVALGIGTAMVYPALIASVSDHAHPAWRANALGTYRFWRDVGYAAGALIAGILADALGLNATVIAAAVLTAASGLLAAYWITEQPRR; via the coding sequence GTGAGCGCAGGCACGGCCGCACCAGTGCGGCTCGGGCTGCGGGAGAACTGGCCGCAGTTCACCCTGCTGGTCATTGTCAACGTGTGCGTCGGTGGTCTGGTCGGGCTGGAGCGCACCACCGTGCCGCTGATCGGCACCGACGTGTTCGGCCTGACCAGCGACCTGGCGGTGTTCTCGTTCATCATCGCCTTCGGCCTGACCAAGGCGCTGACCAACCTCGCCGCAGGCGCGCTGACCGCGCGCTTCCACCGCAAGCAACTCCTGGTCACCGGATGGCTGATCGGCACGCCGGTGCCGTTCATGCTGGCGTGGGGGCCGTCGTGGTGGTGGATCGTGGCCGCGAACGTGCTGCTCGGCCTCAACCAGGGCCTGACCTGGTCGATGACCGTCAACATGAAGATCGACCTGGTCGGCCCGGCCCGCCGGGGACTGGCCACCGGGCTCAACGAGGCCGCCGGCTACACCGCGGTCGGCGTCACCGCGCTGGTCACCGGCTATCTGGCCACCGCCTACGGGTTGCGCCCGGCTCCCGAGCTCATCGGCGTCGTCTTTGTCGCCGCCGGCCTGATCCTGGCGCTGATCGTCCGCGACACCGCCGCCCACGTCGCCCTCGAACTCGCCCAGCACCTCAAGCCGCTGCCCGACGGCGACATCGGGCTGGCGCACACCTTCGCCCGTACCTCCTGGCGTGAGCGTTCGCTGCGCGGCGCCAGTCAGGCCGGTCTGGTCAACAACCTCAACGACGGCTTGACCTGGGGCGTTTTCCCGTTGCTGTTCACCGACCACGGTCTGGGCCTGGCCGCCGTCGGCCTGATCAAGGGCCTGTATCCGATCTTGTGGGGTATAGGCCAGATACCCACAGGCCATCTCGCCGACCGCATCGGCCGCAAGCCCCTCATCGTGTACGGCATGCTCGTCCAGGCCGCCGGGTTCGTCCTCGCCCTGGCCCTGCTGGAGCGCCCCCTGCTGGCCGGGATCCTGTCCGCCGTCGCGCTCGGCATCGGCACCGCCATGGTGTACCCGGCCCTGATTGCCTCCGTCTCCGACCACGCCCATCCCGCCTGGCGCGCCAACGCCCTGGGCACCTACCGGTTCTGGCGCGACGTCGGCTACGCCGCCGGAGCCCTGATCGCGGGCATCCTGGCCGACGCCCTCGGCCTGAACGCCACCGTCATCGCCGCCGCTGTGCTCACCGCCGCCTCCGGCCTGCTCGCCGCCTACTGGATCACCGAGCAGCCCCGCCGCTGA